The following proteins come from a genomic window of Streptococcus oralis:
- a CDS encoding low temperature requirement protein A: MTTLIKHKRVEFSELFYDLVFVFAISKVTTLIEHLHNGILTWNSFLDFFMAVLVLTDSWMIQTVYTNRYGKNSLFNMVIMFIKMGLLLFIANMMGPDWQQYFHYLCWAVGTLTFTLFLQYLVEFFRKSTDNVERESIKGFLWITGLGSLGVYLAALLPIYVGVSVLFASILLTFIMPIILLSKDKHYQVNLPHLIERISLLVIITFGEMIMELANFFTIENFSIYSVLYFIIMLSLFLFYFGQFDHAIDEKSNQKGLFLIYSHYPIFIGLIMMTVSMSFLLNPEANLLFATSFSYIGFGLFQVAVLVNGPCNKHYLRYSKSYYCVQATLYLAALILSLIFASNPIIVVSITTILALAIAIHFIYFYVTQNKKYSKSNWGFF, translated from the coding sequence ATGACAACTCTTATTAAACATAAACGTGTAGAATTTTCAGAACTTTTTTATGACTTAGTTTTTGTTTTTGCAATTTCAAAAGTAACTACTTTAATTGAGCATCTTCATAACGGTATTTTGACTTGGAATTCTTTCCTTGATTTTTTCATGGCTGTTTTGGTTCTCACTGATTCATGGATGATTCAAACCGTTTATACCAATCGCTATGGAAAGAACTCTTTATTTAACATGGTAATCATGTTTATCAAAATGGGACTTTTACTCTTTATAGCCAATATGATGGGACCTGATTGGCAACAATATTTTCATTATCTTTGTTGGGCTGTTGGTACATTAACCTTTACCTTATTTTTACAATATTTGGTTGAATTTTTTAGAAAATCAACCGATAATGTTGAACGGGAAAGTATCAAAGGTTTTCTATGGATAACAGGTCTAGGAAGTTTAGGAGTCTATCTAGCAGCTCTTCTTCCTATTTACGTTGGAGTCTCTGTCTTATTTGCTAGTATTCTGCTAACATTTATTATGCCAATTATCTTGCTTAGTAAAGATAAGCATTACCAGGTAAATCTCCCCCATTTAATCGAGCGCATCTCCCTTCTTGTCATTATTACGTTTGGAGAGATGATTATGGAGCTAGCTAACTTCTTTACAATCGAGAATTTCTCGATTTATTCGGTTCTTTATTTCATTATTATGCTTTCTCTGTTCTTGTTTTATTTTGGTCAATTCGACCATGCTATTGATGAAAAATCTAATCAAAAGGGACTATTTCTAATTTACAGTCACTATCCTATTTTCATTGGACTTATTATGATGACTGTTTCGATGAGTTTTCTTCTGAATCCTGAAGCTAATCTTCTCTTTGCAACCAGCTTCTCTTATATCGGATTTGGCCTCTTCCAAGTTGCTGTCCTAGTAAATGGGCCCTGTAACAAACACTATCTTCGCTATTCGAAAAGTTACTACTGTGTCCAAGCGACACTCTATCTGGCTGCCTTGATTCTCTCTTTAATCTTTGCTTCTAATCCTATAATAGTAGTGAGTATAACAACCATTTTAGCTCTAGCTATAGCCATTCATTTTATTTATTTTTATGTGACACAGAATAAAAAATATTCCAAATCTAACTGGGGGTTCTTTTAA
- a CDS encoding DUF308 domain-containing protein, producing MAKILSLGLTGKKLLAQGFLFVLLGLILMVTGTWLPVKVIRLVLFLAWIATVLDLVLRIFKKSQSTDTLGVALVKLLVLGYLLGSNLATDVPIYILALVIGVYQIFHASINLVTYVLYRKNKIRPRFRLLLDGLVLVFLGGTSLLSSTGNSVFQLFVLGAYFFLYGVSNIRDGFLFEEEIGKNHLKRRVRMSLPIVLAALIPARTLAKINKFMLENADEEEDIHLGIVKSGKTAELEIFVHTAETSLFSAIGHVDICYQGRVISYGNYDPSSETLFGMVGDGVLYFCDRDKYIDLCKRESQKTLFGYGIDLTPEMEKAVQKKLAELKQLTIPWEPSADKIMTGDGKEDYTYAYKIRHETDGELYKFIKSKFKSYFVLSTNCVLLADTIVGQAGTDILSPKGFIAPGTYQAYLNREFEKPNSIVVSKHVY from the coding sequence ATGGCGAAAATTCTATCTTTAGGTCTGACAGGTAAGAAATTACTTGCTCAGGGGTTCTTGTTTGTTCTGCTAGGTCTCATCTTGATGGTCACGGGGACTTGGTTGCCAGTAAAGGTTATTCGACTGGTTCTGTTTTTAGCTTGGATAGCAACGGTCTTAGATTTAGTATTACGTATTTTCAAAAAAAGTCAGTCAACGGACACCTTGGGAGTTGCACTGGTTAAATTGTTAGTGCTGGGATATTTGCTTGGCTCCAATCTTGCGACGGATGTGCCGATTTATATTTTGGCTCTTGTGATTGGAGTTTATCAGATTTTTCATGCTAGTATTAACCTTGTCACCTATGTTCTCTACCGCAAAAACAAAATTCGACCTCGTTTTCGTCTCTTACTAGATGGACTCGTACTAGTTTTTCTTGGTGGGACTAGTCTTTTGTCCTCTACAGGAAATTCTGTCTTTCAACTCTTTGTATTAGGGGCTTATTTTTTCCTTTATGGTGTGTCCAATATCCGTGATGGTTTCTTGTTTGAGGAGGAAATTGGGAAAAACCATCTCAAACGTCGTGTAAGAATGAGCTTACCTATTGTCCTAGCCGCTCTCATCCCTGCAAGAACTTTAGCAAAAATTAACAAATTTATGCTGGAAAATGCTGATGAGGAAGAAGATATCCATCTTGGAATAGTGAAGTCTGGTAAGACAGCGGAGCTTGAAATTTTTGTTCATACAGCTGAGACCTCTCTGTTTTCGGCAATTGGTCATGTGGATATCTGCTATCAAGGCCGTGTTATTTCTTATGGCAACTATGATCCGTCTTCTGAGACCTTATTTGGCATGGTAGGAGATGGTGTCTTATATTTCTGTGATCGTGACAAGTACATTGACCTATGTAAACGTGAGAGTCAAAAAACGCTTTTTGGTTATGGGATAGATTTGACGCCTGAAATGGAAAAAGCAGTTCAGAAAAAGTTGGCTGAATTGAAACAACTGACGATTCCATGGGAGCCAAGTGCAGATAAAATCATGACAGGTGATGGTAAGGAAGACTACACCTACGCTTATAAAATCAGACATGAGACAGATGGGGAACTTTATAAATTTATCAAATCTAAGTTTAAATCCTACTTTGTCTTATCTACAAACTGTGTGCTCTTGGCTGATACCATAGTCGGTCAGGCTGGCACCGATATCCTCTCACCCAAAGGATTTATCGCTCCAGGAACTTACCAAGCCTACCTTAATCGAGAGTTTGAAAAACCAAATAGTATAGTCGTATCTAAACATGTTTATTAA
- a CDS encoding AI-2E family transporter gives MNLVKKYTPLILFIGLVALVILNASSFISGAISLFDVISTLIYGAVIAFVLNVPMKKIEQYLVKLKVKAELRRPIAMVLVFLALILIVIALLVLVLPTLAQTISQLGTVLSTVLTQLGKLLGSSEFVTKDMLSTIVSGIQGQSSSISQALIGFLSGLTSNIGNIFSSLMNAFLIIVFTFLFLSSKEHLAAMTSRLLKVFLPEKVVIKLTYIGQVALETYDQFLMSQLIEAVIIGVMIAVGYSVFGIPYGVMTGIFAGVLSFIPYVGPMIACVVGAIFIFTVSPTQALLSLLLYQVIQLIEGNLIYPRVVGQSIGLPAIFTLAAASIGGNLFGLLGMIFFTPVFAVIYRLVKEFVVAKENQVD, from the coding sequence ATGAACTTAGTAAAAAAATACACCCCGTTAATACTTTTTATAGGGCTGGTTGCTCTTGTAATTCTGAATGCATCGAGCTTTATATCAGGAGCAATCTCTCTCTTTGATGTAATATCAACCTTGATTTATGGTGCTGTTATTGCTTTTGTGCTTAATGTTCCTATGAAAAAAATTGAACAGTACTTAGTTAAATTGAAGGTAAAGGCAGAGTTGCGTCGTCCGATTGCCATGGTACTTGTTTTCCTAGCTCTTATCTTAATCGTGATTGCTCTTTTGGTTTTGGTGCTGCCAACCCTAGCCCAGACTATTAGTCAGCTGGGAACAGTCCTTTCAACAGTCCTTACTCAACTTGGGAAATTGCTAGGCAGCTCGGAATTTGTAACCAAAGACATGTTGTCAACTATCGTATCAGGCATACAGGGACAATCTAGTTCTATTAGCCAAGCTTTGATAGGTTTTTTATCAGGTCTGACTAGTAATATCGGCAATATTTTTTCAAGTTTGATGAATGCCTTTTTGATTATAGTCTTCACCTTTTTATTTTTATCCAGTAAGGAACATTTGGCAGCGATGACGAGTCGACTTCTAAAAGTTTTTCTTCCAGAGAAGGTGGTGATAAAGTTGACTTACATTGGACAAGTAGCACTAGAGACTTATGACCAATTTTTGATGAGTCAGCTGATTGAAGCAGTTATCATAGGAGTTATGATAGCGGTTGGTTACAGCGTGTTTGGGATACCCTATGGAGTAATGACAGGTATCTTTGCAGGAGTGCTATCGTTCATTCCTTATGTAGGGCCTATGATTGCTTGTGTTGTGGGAGCGATTTTTATCTTCACAGTGAGTCCTACTCAAGCCTTACTTTCTCTTCTTCTATATCAAGTTATACAGCTGATTGAAGGAAACCTTATTTATCCTAGAGTTGTAGGTCAGTCTATTGGTTTGCCAGCTATTTTCACGCTTGCGGCTGCTAGTATTGGAGGGAATCTTTTCGGACTACTTGGAATGATATTCTTTACCCCCGTATTTGCTGTTATCTATCGACTGGTTAAAGAATTTGTCGTTGCAAAGGAAAATCAGGTAGATTAA
- a CDS encoding DUF308 domain-containing protein produces the protein MKFSNRLLLFLAGVVFVLLGLFLFTNPVANLVAYSWWIAFGLLVSSIAAILGYFSVPKELRSPAHLFQGIVNLLLALYLVAYGFVTLPVVIPTILGIWLIVEAIIAFFKGNRLGLIFPIIGNHIMWIALLAFLLGLVILFNPVATSVFVVYVVAFAFLIVGFTYILDAFRK, from the coding sequence ATGAAATTTTCTAATCGTTTACTGCTATTCCTTGCAGGAGTTGTTTTTGTCCTTTTAGGACTTTTCCTATTTACAAACCCAGTAGCTAATCTTGTTGCTTACAGCTGGTGGATTGCATTTGGTTTACTGGTTTCTTCTATAGCAGCTATTTTAGGCTATTTCTCTGTACCAAAAGAGCTTCGCTCACCAGCTCATCTTTTCCAAGGGATTGTTAATCTTCTCTTAGCTCTTTACCTCGTTGCCTATGGCTTTGTGACGCTGCCAGTTGTCATTCCAACTATTTTAGGAATTTGGTTAATTGTAGAAGCCATTATAGCTTTCTTTAAAGGCAATCGTCTGGGATTGATTTTCCCTATTATTGGCAACCATATCATGTGGATAGCGTTGCTTGCATTTTTACTAGGTCTAGTGATTTTGTTCAATCCAGTAGCTACAAGTGTCTTTGTCGTTTATGTCGTTGCCTTTGCATTTTTAATTGTTGGTTTCACCTATATCCTTGATGCCTTTCGTAAATAA
- a CDS encoding replication-associated recombination protein A: MPDNLALRMRPKTIDQVIGQKHLVGPGKIIRRMVEANRLSSMILYGPPGIGKTSIASAIAGTTKYAFRTFNATVDSKKRLQEIAEEAKFSGGLVLLLDEIHRLDKTKQDFLLPLLESGLVIMIGATTENPFFSVTPAIRSRVQIFELEPLSNQDVKGAIQIALTDPERGFDFPVELDEDALDFIATSTNGDLRSAFNSLDLAVLSTPENDKGIRHITLDIMENSLQRSYITMDKDGDGHYDVLSALQKSIRGSDVDASLHYAARLIEAGDLPSLARRLTVIAYEDIGLANPEAHIHTVTALDAAQRIGFPEARILIANVVIDLALSPKSNSAYVAMDKALADLKTSGHLPIPRHLRDGHYSGSKELGNAQDYLYPHNYPGNWVKQDYLPEKIQNHHYFTPEDTGKYERALAQRKETIDKLRNL, encoded by the coding sequence AAGCCAATCGTCTGTCCTCCATGATTCTCTACGGACCTCCAGGAATCGGCAAGACCAGTATCGCCTCAGCCATCGCTGGTACAACCAAGTATGCCTTTCGGACCTTCAATGCCACTGTTGATAGCAAAAAACGGCTACAAGAAATCGCCGAAGAAGCTAAATTTTCAGGTGGTCTAGTTCTCCTTCTAGACGAGATTCATCGTCTTGACAAGACCAAGCAAGACTTCCTCCTGCCACTCTTGGAAAGTGGTCTGGTCATCATGATTGGTGCGACGACTGAAAATCCTTTCTTTTCTGTAACACCTGCCATTCGTAGCCGTGTTCAGATTTTTGAATTGGAACCCTTGTCCAATCAAGATGTCAAAGGAGCGATTCAAATCGCTCTAACTGACCCTGAACGAGGATTTGACTTCCCAGTTGAGCTAGATGAGGATGCGCTGGATTTCATCGCAACCTCTACCAATGGAGACCTGCGTTCTGCCTTTAATTCACTAGATTTGGCTGTTCTCTCTACCCCTGAAAATGACAAGGGTATCCGCCATATCACGCTTGATATTATGGAAAATAGCCTCCAGCGGAGCTATATTACTATGGACAAGGATGGGGATGGTCACTACGATGTTCTCTCAGCCCTGCAAAAATCCATCCGCGGCTCTGATGTCGATGCCAGCCTCCACTATGCTGCCCGCTTGATTGAAGCGGGTGACCTGCCTAGCCTCGCCCGTCGTTTGACTGTTATCGCCTATGAAGATATCGGCTTAGCCAATCCCGAAGCGCATATTCATACCGTAACTGCTCTAGATGCTGCACAAAGAATCGGCTTCCCAGAAGCCCGCATCCTCATTGCTAATGTCGTCATTGATTTGGCCCTTTCTCCAAAATCCAACTCAGCCTATGTGGCTATGGATAAGGCACTTGCCGACCTCAAAACATCAGGCCATTTGCCTATTCCGCGACACCTGCGTGATGGTCACTACAGTGGAAGTAAAGAACTGGGAAATGCCCAAGACTATCTCTATCCTCATAACTATCCTGGAAATTGGGTCAAGCAAGACTATTTGCCAGAAAAAATCCAAAATCACCACTATTTTACTCCAGAAGATACCGGCAAATACGAACGAGCCTTGGCACAACGTAAGGAAACCATTGATAAATTAAGAAACTTGTGA